The Deinococcus humi genome contains a region encoding:
- a CDS encoding alpha/beta fold hydrolase — translation MMYGVTPPERQFDLRLPDGRVFAWSEWGPQDGCPVVFCTGAAMSGALGFGADRLGALDVRLIVPDRPGLGRSDPHPEKTLDSWVADVQCLLHTTRLQKVRVVGFSQGAPFALALAGADLVGAAALVSPQDDLRHPALTPLLLPDVADMVNAIATDPDGFEAAFASFATAEGLWNLILGMSGERDRLVYLDSTFHAAYRQTLDEGFVRGARPYARDLVNALGSWPYQPEEMCVPVDLWFGGQDTSTVHSPDFGVILAKRLPHAKRFLDVNEGGSILWTRAHEILERLLAHAP, via the coding sequence ATGATGTACGGAGTCACGCCGCCCGAACGGCAATTCGACCTGCGCCTACCAGATGGACGGGTGTTTGCGTGGTCCGAATGGGGTCCTCAGGATGGGTGTCCAGTGGTGTTCTGTACCGGCGCGGCCATGAGCGGCGCGCTTGGCTTCGGCGCGGACAGGCTGGGCGCGCTGGACGTGCGCCTGATCGTGCCGGACCGGCCTGGGCTGGGCCGCAGCGATCCGCATCCCGAAAAGACCTTGGACAGTTGGGTGGCGGATGTGCAGTGTCTGCTACACACAACCCGCCTGCAAAAGGTTCGCGTGGTGGGCTTCTCGCAGGGAGCACCGTTCGCGCTGGCCCTGGCCGGAGCGGACCTGGTGGGAGCAGCTGCGCTGGTGTCCCCGCAGGATGACTTGAGACACCCCGCCCTGACGCCCTTGCTGTTACCGGACGTGGCAGACATGGTAAACGCCATCGCCACTGACCCAGACGGCTTCGAGGCTGCCTTCGCCAGCTTCGCCACGGCCGAGGGCCTGTGGAACCTCATCCTGGGCATGAGCGGTGAACGTGACCGCTTGGTGTACCTCGACTCGACCTTCCATGCGGCGTACCGTCAGACGCTCGACGAGGGCTTCGTGCGCGGCGCCCGCCCGTACGCTCGCGATCTCGTGAACGCCCTGGGATCATGGCCGTACCAGCCCGAAGAGATGTGCGTTCCGGTGGACCTGTGGTTCGGCGGCCAGGACACCAGCACCGTGCACTCTCCGGATTTCGGCGTGATCCTGGCGAAGCGGCTGCCGCACGCGAAGCGCTTCCTCGACGTCAACGAAGGCGGTTCTATCTTGTGGACACGCGCACACGAGATCCTTGAGCGGCTGCTCGCACACGCCCCCTGA
- a CDS encoding Rrf2 family transcriptional regulator, whose amino-acid sequence MRTQYAVAIHILSMIALNPQRSFSSEDLASSVGTHAVVIRSIVKLLRGAGLVQTQQGVAGIDLTRRPEELTLLQIYRAVDAPESVFRVHEQPNPQCSVGSNILDTLGSVFGGAQEVLDAYLANVTLADVMSDLARRIG is encoded by the coding sequence ATGAGAACCCAATACGCCGTTGCCATTCACATTCTGTCCATGATCGCTCTGAACCCTCAACGAAGCTTCAGCTCGGAAGACCTCGCCAGCAGTGTAGGCACGCATGCTGTCGTCATCCGCAGTATCGTCAAGCTCCTGCGGGGTGCAGGCCTGGTGCAGACTCAACAGGGTGTCGCTGGCATTGACCTCACGCGCAGGCCAGAAGAGCTTACGCTTCTCCAGATCTACCGCGCGGTTGATGCGCCGGAATCAGTGTTCAGGGTGCATGAGCAGCCCAACCCCCAGTGCTCGGTCGGGAGCAATATTCTGGACACCCTGGGGTCAGTCTTCGGAGGGGCGCAGGAAGTGTTGGATGCTTACCTGGCGAATGTCACCCTTGCGGACGTGATGTCCGATCTCGCTCGACGTATTGGTTGA
- a CDS encoding SDR family NAD(P)-dependent oxidoreductase: protein MMIDFTGRKAIVTGSTAGIGRAIAEGLARAGASVVINGRNAARVNAVVREMQLAFPRSEIVGVTADLATAEGAEALFAQAPDADILVNNVGTAHMREYHGIEDIAKIPDEDWLSLFQLNVMSGVRASRHYLPQMVAKGWGRMVFVSSESAVNIPKELLDYGVTKTAQLAVSRGLAEAVAGSGVTVNAILPGPTRSEALGSLMAQQAEAQGITQQAAEQAFLTSLRPTSLIQRFATTDEVANMVVYICSDQASATTGAALRVDGGVVRFVA, encoded by the coding sequence ATGATGATTGACTTCACGGGCCGGAAGGCCATCGTCACTGGATCGACCGCAGGCATCGGCCGGGCCATCGCCGAGGGGCTGGCGCGAGCTGGCGCTTCGGTCGTCATTAACGGGCGCAACGCCGCACGGGTCAACGCGGTGGTGCGAGAAATGCAGTTGGCCTTTCCCAGAAGTGAGATCGTCGGCGTGACCGCCGATCTCGCGACTGCCGAGGGCGCTGAAGCGCTCTTCGCGCAAGCGCCAGACGCTGACATTCTGGTCAACAACGTGGGCACAGCGCACATGCGGGAATATCACGGCATCGAGGACATCGCCAAGATTCCCGATGAGGACTGGCTCAGCCTGTTCCAGCTCAATGTGATGAGCGGCGTGCGCGCCTCCCGCCACTACCTGCCGCAGATGGTCGCAAAAGGTTGGGGCCGGATGGTGTTCGTCAGCAGCGAATCCGCCGTCAACATTCCCAAGGAATTACTCGACTATGGCGTGACCAAGACCGCGCAGCTTGCCGTTTCACGGGGCCTCGCTGAGGCAGTTGCCGGCAGCGGAGTCACCGTCAATGCGATCCTCCCCGGCCCGACAAGGTCAGAGGCTCTGGGCAGCTTGATGGCGCAGCAAGCTGAAGCGCAAGGAATCACGCAGCAGGCAGCCGAGCAGGCCTTCCTCACGTCGCTTCGCCCGACCAGCCTTATTCAGCGCTTCGCGACGACAGACGAGGTCGCCAACATGGTCGTGTATATCTGTTCAGACCAGGCCTCGGCTACCACCGGCGCGGCTCTCCGCGTGGACGGCGGCGTCGTCCGCTTCGTCGCCTGA
- a CDS encoding PAS domain S-box protein → MSPEATRPESPQFTEAARLRALHHYQILDTPPEKSFDRITQLAASIFQTPIALVSLVDEQRQWFKSCYGLNLRETDRSLSFCAHALELDGVLVVPDAHADPRFAHNLLVTSEPYLRFYAGAPLISPDGHKLGTLCILDTQARAGLTPEECQTLQHLAASVVSELELRQTLTTLARRESVHAAVLQASLDAIIVMDHRGQITEWNPAAERLFGYQRSEVLGQNLSDHIIPEGQRAAHRRGLTHYLQTGEGPFLGKRLHLSALRRDGQVFPCELSVHALEVPGERLFTASLRDLTELRTAQDALETSHQLLQTVIDTVPETIFVKDLARRYTMINPAGAAQLGRTAAEILGRSDEELFPEIAATAARLRDEQVLTQARALSYEVTDQLSSGAYRTFLSKKMPAWGHDGQLNGLIGVAIDITERKVTETTVRNHNAALTARAQAAQLEVLDRLTRAAEYRDDETGEHMLRVARTAAGIARELGLSEGQVQLIERTAPMHDIGKIGVPDGILLKPGRLTAEEFETVKTHCLIGSNILSGGQSPLVVMAEEIARTHHERWDGSGYPHGLSGDAIPISGRIVAVADVLDALTTVRPYKRAWPLDEALAEIRMQTGRHFDPQVVAALERVIGRPRQIARNPLTLQAAPQP, encoded by the coding sequence GTGAGTCCGGAGGCCACCCGACCTGAATCGCCCCAATTCACCGAGGCGGCGCGGCTCCGTGCCCTGCATCATTATCAGATTCTCGATACTCCACCTGAAAAGAGTTTTGACCGCATCACTCAGCTCGCTGCTTCTATCTTTCAGACCCCTATCGCGCTGGTTTCCCTGGTCGATGAGCAGCGGCAATGGTTCAAGTCCTGCTACGGTCTGAACCTGCGCGAGACGGATCGCTCCCTGTCCTTCTGTGCTCATGCCCTGGAATTGGACGGTGTTCTGGTCGTTCCTGATGCCCATGCAGATCCTCGGTTCGCCCATAATTTGCTGGTCACCAGTGAGCCATATCTCCGGTTTTATGCCGGTGCGCCGCTCATCTCGCCTGACGGGCACAAACTCGGCACGCTCTGTATCCTGGACACTCAGGCCAGAGCTGGCCTGACACCGGAGGAGTGTCAGACCCTGCAGCATCTGGCGGCCAGTGTCGTGAGCGAACTGGAGCTGCGCCAGACGCTGACCACACTGGCCCGCCGAGAATCGGTGCATGCCGCCGTACTCCAGGCCTCTCTCGACGCGATCATCGTGATGGATCACCGCGGTCAGATCACGGAATGGAACCCGGCTGCTGAACGACTCTTTGGCTACCAGCGCTCTGAAGTGCTGGGGCAGAACCTGAGCGATCACATTATTCCTGAAGGGCAGCGGGCTGCCCACCGCCGCGGCCTGACGCATTATCTCCAGACTGGCGAAGGCCCTTTCTTAGGCAAACGCCTTCACCTGTCAGCCTTGCGTCGGGACGGGCAGGTCTTTCCGTGTGAGCTGTCCGTTCACGCTCTTGAGGTGCCCGGCGAGCGTCTGTTCACCGCCTCCTTGCGTGACCTGACCGAGCTCAGGACTGCGCAGGATGCCCTGGAGACCAGCCACCAACTCCTGCAGACGGTCATCGACACGGTTCCCGAGACCATCTTCGTTAAGGATCTGGCCCGGCGCTATACCATGATCAATCCCGCAGGCGCAGCACAGCTCGGGCGGACCGCAGCCGAGATTCTGGGCCGATCTGATGAGGAACTGTTCCCGGAGATTGCGGCCACTGCGGCCCGTCTCAGGGATGAACAAGTGCTCACTCAGGCTCGTGCGCTCTCTTATGAAGTGACAGACCAACTGAGCAGTGGAGCATACCGTACGTTCTTGTCCAAGAAAATGCCCGCCTGGGGACACGACGGCCAGCTGAATGGGCTGATCGGAGTCGCCATTGACATCACCGAACGGAAGGTCACGGAAACCACCGTTCGGAACCACAATGCGGCCCTCACGGCGCGGGCACAGGCAGCCCAACTGGAGGTGCTCGATCGCTTGACGCGAGCGGCTGAATACCGGGATGACGAAACGGGCGAACATATGCTTCGCGTGGCCCGAACAGCAGCGGGCATTGCGCGTGAACTGGGCCTGTCAGAAGGGCAGGTACAACTCATTGAACGGACAGCACCCATGCACGACATCGGCAAGATTGGAGTCCCTGATGGGATCCTGCTCAAGCCGGGACGCCTGACGGCTGAGGAGTTCGAGACGGTCAAAACCCACTGTCTGATCGGCTCGAATATCCTATCGGGCGGACAAAGCCCACTGGTGGTGATGGCTGAGGAGATTGCCCGAACACACCATGAACGGTGGGATGGCAGTGGATATCCCCACGGCCTGAGCGGCGATGCGATTCCCATCAGTGGCCGGATCGTGGCGGTGGCAGATGTGCTTGATGCACTGACGACCGTACGGCCTTACAAACGAGCCTGGCCACTGGACGAGGCCCTGGCTGAAATTCGGATGCAGACAGGACGGCATTTTGATCCCCAGGTGGTTGCTGCCCTTGAGCGCGTCATCGGCCGCCCTCGCCAAATTGCAAGAAACCCGCTTACGCTTCAGGCTGCGCCTCAGCCTTAA
- a CDS encoding universal stress protein: protein MFKHILVPVDHHPACVNAALHAFDLTRALGGQVTLIHLLQQGTLENQVPVEQYLAHLARRARRPPAQVILSIGTQDAVEALATYASGHGIDLIVLGVSGEGGLVDAALGQVATDLTRVSGIPVHLAGGRRLQQIVPWGWQRVVDTVTQP from the coding sequence TTGTTTAAGCACATTCTGGTTCCTGTTGACCACCACCCGGCGTGCGTGAACGCGGCGCTCCATGCCTTTGACCTGACCCGCGCCCTCGGGGGTCAGGTGACGCTGATCCACTTGTTGCAGCAGGGCACACTTGAGAATCAAGTGCCCGTAGAGCAGTACCTCGCTCACCTGGCCAGGAGGGCCCGTCGTCCGCCCGCGCAGGTGATCCTGTCGATCGGGACTCAGGATGCGGTCGAGGCCCTGGCAACATACGCCAGTGGTCATGGCATTGATCTGATTGTTCTGGGTGTGAGTGGCGAGGGAGGCCTGGTGGACGCAGCGCTTGGGCAAGTGGCGACGGATCTGACTCGCGTGAGTGGGATTCCTGTTCATCTGGCCGGCGGACGACGGCTTCAGCAGATCGTGCCTTGGGGCTGGCAGCGCGTCGTTGACACCGTCACACAGCCGTGA
- a CDS encoding universal stress protein, with protein MYRHVLVPTDFSAVSDLATRHACDLVRALGGQLTLLHLLEGPAADPEEAQVQLERLRRYARRPPTLLTRHCAPEGVVSSILTCLSEQRADLIVVGATGQGRSGSLSSVARELAFHASVPVHVVPAALTRTTAPPSGWRNIVQPT; from the coding sequence GTGTACCGCCATGTCCTCGTCCCCACCGACTTCAGCGCTGTGAGTGACCTGGCGACCAGACACGCCTGTGATCTTGTCCGGGCGCTGGGAGGACAGCTCACATTGCTCCATCTGCTGGAGGGCCCCGCCGCCGATCCGGAGGAAGCTCAGGTGCAGCTGGAACGCCTCCGCCGTTACGCACGGCGTCCCCCCACTTTGCTGACCCGCCACTGCGCGCCGGAGGGTGTGGTCAGCAGCATCCTCACCTGCCTCTCGGAGCAGCGCGCCGACCTGATTGTCGTGGGGGCCACCGGACAGGGCCGCTCAGGCTCCCTGAGTTCGGTGGCCCGGGAGCTGGCGTTTCATGCCAGCGTTCCCGTTCATGTGGTGCCGGCTGCCTTGACCCGAACGACCGCGCCCCCCAGCGGGTGGCGAAACATCGTTCAACCGACCTGA
- a CDS encoding AfsR/SARP family transcriptional regulator produces the protein MTTMPTLSLRSLGRTEILREGQPVKWCAESARDLVLFLLSSPEGQTRDEIIDAIWHEDPTARSGNRFRVTLHRARTALGSLESITEEYGAYRLSDDVLRASDVFTLYASLGQAESTEGDARFFSLSQAIEAYTGDFLPHIQADWAQTAREEHRAAYTRACIERSVLHCEHLHCDLAVRDLVAALRADPFIGENYHQKLMTCLSVVEGKYAATEHYRRFVKFLHDDLSDTPMPETVELAEQVKAGERICQRGEREDAPLTHNCPLTSDGRCPGHYAELLQLA, from the coding sequence ATGACCACCATGCCCACTTTGAGTCTGCGTTCCCTCGGGCGCACCGAAATCCTCCGTGAAGGCCAGCCCGTGAAGTGGTGTGCGGAAAGTGCCCGTGACCTGGTGCTCTTCTTGCTGTCCAGCCCCGAAGGCCAGACCCGGGACGAAATCATCGACGCCATCTGGCATGAGGACCCCACCGCCCGCAGCGGCAACCGCTTCCGCGTGACCCTCCACCGCGCCCGCACTGCTCTGGGCAGCCTGGAGAGCATCACCGAGGAGTACGGCGCCTACCGGCTCTCCGACGATGTACTGCGTGCCAGCGATGTGTTTACCCTGTACGCGTCACTCGGCCAGGCCGAGAGTACAGAGGGCGACGCCCGCTTCTTCTCGCTGAGCCAGGCGATTGAGGCCTATACCGGGGATTTTCTGCCGCACATCCAGGCAGACTGGGCCCAGACGGCCCGGGAAGAACATCGCGCGGCTTACACCCGGGCGTGCATCGAGCGCTCCGTGCTGCACTGCGAGCACCTGCACTGTGATCTGGCCGTCCGTGATCTGGTGGCGGCTCTGCGGGCTGATCCGTTCATCGGTGAGAACTACCACCAGAAACTGATGACCTGCCTCTCGGTGGTGGAAGGCAAGTACGCGGCCACGGAGCATTACCGCCGCTTCGTGAAGTTCCTGCATGACGACCTGAGTGATACGCCCATGCCGGAGACGGTTGAGCTGGCGGAGCAGGTCAAGGCGGGCGAGCGGATCTGCCAGCGGGGGGAGCGGGAGGATGCGCCGCTGACCCACAATTGCCCGCTGACGAGTGATGGTCGTTGTCCCGGACATTACGCGGAACTGCTCCAGCTGGCGTAG
- a CDS encoding multicopper oxidase domain-containing protein — MNIQIAARRAKTVSITLLILSVALTTGFLASARSNTPGTAGSEGLTSANAIVSRFKQAGNRTVPVQAATGQRREFTIEVHQIKAEIAPGVQVEQWAFGFPGQPASVPGPALVVQQGDHVVIHFKNTHDQPHTLHLHGIDRLSQEMDGLTEVLPGQESTYEFVATETGTFGYHCHFQTYLHADMGMYGAIIVEPKNPQEKIWKDEHAIILDEWDSRQDPHAAIHKSEPNYFLINGKSFPLIPDITIPDGQTDLIRVANFGEEVHSLHMHGNSFLMLDKDGFSLPEPVQQDTLLIGPGERIDILVKGRDGDFPFHDHIVKDVTNNGIYPGGIHVMIKGGPALNAQGALMGADAGGHSHGAGTPAQHGDDSHGGQASTPAPTYGHDSPAHNDEFDHLPEGSPVRVVNIASFAFDQKELHVKAGTKVAWVNRDAVGHSVTSGLPGGDPKTRAFDSSNEAKGTPTMLAQGEAWTYTFTKKGTYEYYCLPHTNMVAKVIVE, encoded by the coding sequence ATGAACATTCAAATCGCCGCCCGCCGCGCCAAAACCGTTTCTATCACCCTCCTCATCCTCAGTGTCGCCCTGACCACCGGCTTCCTCGCTTCCGCCCGCTCGAATACGCCGGGCACCGCCGGCAGCGAGGGTCTCACCTCCGCCAACGCCATCGTGTCGCGCTTCAAGCAGGCTGGCAACCGCACGGTCCCTGTGCAGGCGGCCACGGGCCAGCGGCGCGAATTTACCATTGAAGTGCACCAGATCAAGGCCGAAATCGCGCCCGGTGTCCAGGTCGAGCAGTGGGCCTTCGGGTTCCCTGGACAGCCGGCCTCCGTGCCTGGACCCGCACTGGTCGTGCAACAGGGCGATCACGTGGTCATCCACTTCAAGAACACTCACGACCAGCCGCACACCCTTCACCTGCATGGGATCGACCGGCTGTCTCAGGAAATGGACGGTCTGACCGAGGTTCTGCCCGGCCAGGAAAGCACCTACGAATTTGTCGCCACAGAAACCGGCACCTTCGGGTACCACTGCCACTTCCAGACCTACCTGCACGCCGACATGGGCATGTACGGTGCGATCATCGTCGAGCCCAAAAACCCACAGGAGAAAATCTGGAAAGACGAGCACGCCATCATCCTCGATGAATGGGACAGCCGCCAGGACCCCCACGCCGCCATCCACAAGAGCGAACCCAACTACTTCCTGATCAACGGCAAGTCGTTCCCGCTCATTCCCGACATCACCATTCCGGACGGCCAGACCGACCTGATCCGGGTGGCAAACTTCGGAGAGGAAGTGCACAGCCTGCACATGCACGGCAACAGCTTCCTGATGCTGGATAAGGACGGGTTCTCCCTGCCGGAGCCGGTGCAGCAGGACACCCTGCTGATCGGACCCGGCGAACGCATCGACATTCTGGTCAAGGGCCGTGACGGGGACTTCCCCTTCCACGATCACATCGTCAAGGACGTCACGAACAACGGCATCTACCCCGGCGGCATCCACGTCATGATCAAGGGTGGACCAGCCTTGAACGCCCAGGGTGCCCTGATGGGGGCTGATGCCGGTGGGCACAGCCACGGCGCAGGGACGCCCGCCCAGCACGGAGATGACAGCCACGGCGGGCAGGCCAGCACGCCGGCGCCGACCTACGGGCATGACAGCCCCGCGCACAACGACGAGTTTGATCACCTGCCAGAAGGTTCTCCCGTCAGAGTGGTGAACATTGCCAGCTTCGCCTTCGATCAGAAGGAGCTGCATGTCAAAGCCGGAACCAAGGTGGCCTGGGTCAACCGGGATGCGGTGGGCCACAGCGTGACCTCGGGGCTGCCGGGCGGCGATCCGAAAACACGGGCGTTCGATTCGTCAAACGAAGCGAAGGGCACACCGACGATGCTGGCACAGGGCGAAGCCTGGACGTACACCTTTACCAAGAAGGGCACGTACGAGTACTACTGCCTGCCGCACACCAACATGGTCGCCAAAGTCATTGTGGAGTGA
- a CDS encoding VOC family protein codes for MHIDCLTLFTTNLEIQHAFYTGTLGLDAVGRTSQSVTFQAGRTLLTFCQHDGPETFSHFAMDIPRNQVDGAEAWLRGRVALLEDSAGISRFPLSESWNSESLYFEDAAGNIVEFIARHDLTNDSPAPFGPASVLHISELGVVVPDVTATVLELERRFGLSAFHEQSPTFSPLGGQDGLLIVVREGRGWFPVGQPARAAPFEMTFRKDGQLQRLRDIDLREQA; via the coding sequence ATGCACATTGACTGCCTGACCCTGTTCACCACCAATCTGGAAATCCAACATGCCTTTTACACCGGCACGCTCGGTCTGGACGCGGTAGGAAGAACATCCCAGAGCGTAACTTTCCAGGCTGGACGAACCCTTCTCACCTTCTGCCAGCACGACGGTCCTGAGACCTTCTCACATTTCGCTATGGATATTCCGCGCAACCAGGTGGACGGTGCAGAGGCGTGGCTGCGCGGACGTGTCGCCCTGCTGGAGGACTCGGCGGGAATCAGCCGCTTCCCGCTCAGCGAGAGCTGGAACAGTGAAAGCCTGTATTTTGAGGACGCTGCCGGGAACATTGTGGAATTCATCGCGCGTCATGACCTGACCAACGACAGCCCTGCCCCCTTCGGTCCGGCCAGTGTGCTCCATATCAGCGAACTGGGCGTTGTGGTTCCCGATGTGACGGCGACTGTTCTGGAGCTGGAGCGACGCTTCGGCCTTTCAGCTTTTCATGAGCAGAGTCCGACCTTCTCGCCTCTGGGAGGTCAAGATGGCCTGTTGATTGTGGTCAGGGAGGGCCGGGGCTGGTTTCCAGTCGGGCAGCCTGCTCGAGCTGCGCCGTTTGAAATGACGTTTCGCAAAGATGGACAACTGCAGCGCCTGCGAGACATCGATCTTCGGGAACAGGCTTGA
- the soxR gene encoding redox-sensitive transcriptional activator SoxR yields the protein MPLPAPDWTPAQLAKRSGLNVSALHFYEREGLIDSTRTAGNQRRYARDTVRRLAFIRAAVRVGVPLTDIRLALTGLPAGRTPTAADWEQLSESWRAELDTRIAMLTRLRDDLGGCIRCGCLSLERCALFNPGDEYGGRHPGRNTLVQTWAGSIARHQSSGAEGKGGSAEAPDP from the coding sequence ATGCCCTTACCCGCTCCCGACTGGACCCCCGCCCAACTGGCCAAACGCAGCGGCCTGAACGTTTCCGCGCTGCACTTTTACGAGCGTGAGGGCCTGATCGACAGCACCCGCACCGCGGGCAACCAACGCCGCTATGCGCGCGACACGGTGCGGCGACTGGCTTTCATCCGCGCAGCGGTACGTGTGGGCGTGCCCTTGACCGACATTCGCCTTGCGCTGACTGGCCTTCCCGCCGGACGCACCCCGACAGCGGCAGACTGGGAACAGCTCTCGGAAAGCTGGCGCGCCGAACTTGACACCCGGATTGCCATGCTGACCCGGCTACGCGACGATCTGGGCGGGTGCATCCGTTGCGGTTGTTTGTCGCTGGAGCGTTGCGCGCTGTTCAATCCGGGCGACGAGTATGGGGGGCGGCATCCGGGGAGAAATACACTGGTGCAAACATGGGCGGGCTCCATTGCGCGTCACCAGTCATCCGGTGCTGAAGGCAAAGGTGGCTCCGCTGAAGCTCCTGACCCCTGA
- a CDS encoding redoxin domain-containing protein, with translation MSLSPKDRQGHAPLQPGASFPSLRAAQVGGGPLTLPDHLAGFWGVVLFYRGHGCGYSRWQLLDFQKRSAGFEQAGARVVALSTDPKAQAQRTAELYGLTFPVLWGADAHQVAASTGAYVLGDPPILQSTGFLLQPDGKVALAVYSSGAVGRLVAHDTLRHVQYLRRRAPAEVN, from the coding sequence ATGAGTTTGTCTCCCAAGGACCGCCAGGGCCACGCGCCTCTACAGCCTGGGGCGTCCTTTCCTTCCTTGCGGGCCGCACAGGTGGGTGGTGGGCCATTGACTCTGCCGGATCATCTCGCTGGGTTCTGGGGCGTGGTGCTCTTTTACCGCGGGCATGGCTGCGGCTACAGCCGCTGGCAGCTGCTTGATTTCCAGAAGCGCTCGGCCGGGTTTGAGCAGGCGGGGGCGCGCGTGGTGGCCCTTTCGACAGATCCGAAGGCCCAGGCTCAGCGCACCGCCGAGCTGTATGGTCTGACGTTCCCCGTCCTGTGGGGCGCTGACGCGCACCAGGTGGCCGCCTCAACCGGCGCGTATGTTCTGGGCGATCCGCCCATCTTGCAGTCCACAGGCTTTCTCCTGCAGCCTGACGGCAAGGTGGCGCTCGCCGTGTACTCCAGTGGTGCGGTGGGCCGCTTGGTGGCGCATGACACGCTGCGCCACGTGCAGTATCTCAGGCGCCGGGCGCCTGCAGAGGTCAACTGA
- a CDS encoding ferredoxin reductase has protein sequence MTVIEAPQQRSAWLSAQPVALIRENARTRSITLQVPGWPGHRPGQHLDLRLTAEDGYQAARSYSIASVARGDLITITVERVENGEVSPYLVDELQVGDRLDVRGPIGGHFVWTAEQGGPVLLVAGGSGVVPLMSMVRHRFEIGSDIPITLLYSLRAPQDLIYGAELAQRHAAADGLQVLLTYTREVPAQWRGYRRRIDRAMLAEAMGPAGPEGHAFVCGSAPFVEAVAEPLIQLGYPVERVKTERFGPSGERT, from the coding sequence ATGACGGTGATTGAAGCGCCCCAGCAGCGTTCGGCGTGGTTGAGTGCGCAGCCCGTGGCTCTCATCCGTGAGAACGCGCGAACCCGTTCCATCACGCTGCAGGTACCGGGTTGGCCGGGGCATCGCCCGGGGCAGCACCTGGATCTTCGGCTCACGGCTGAGGACGGCTATCAGGCTGCACGCAGTTATTCGATTGCCTCAGTGGCGCGCGGCGACCTCATCACGATCACCGTCGAGCGGGTCGAGAACGGTGAGGTGAGTCCATATCTGGTCGACGAACTGCAGGTGGGCGACCGCCTGGACGTGCGCGGCCCCATTGGTGGACACTTCGTCTGGACGGCTGAGCAGGGCGGCCCTGTGCTGCTGGTTGCTGGCGGTTCGGGGGTGGTGCCGCTCATGAGCATGGTTCGTCACCGCTTTGAAATCGGCAGCGACATTCCAATCACGCTGTTGTATTCGCTCCGCGCGCCGCAGGACCTGATCTACGGCGCGGAGTTGGCTCAACGGCACGCGGCGGCCGATGGCCTTCAGGTCCTCCTGACGTACACGCGCGAAGTTCCAGCGCAGTGGCGCGGGTATCGCCGGCGGATTGACCGCGCCATGCTGGCAGAAGCCATGGGCCCGGCTGGCCCTGAGGGGCATGCCTTCGTGTGCGGCTCTGCACCGTTTGTCGAGGCGGTTGCCGAGCCCCTGATTCAACTGGGATACCCAGTGGAACGGGTCAAGACTGAGCGGTTCGGCCCCTCGGGTGAAAGGACATGA
- a CDS encoding sulfite oxidase-like oxidoreductase, translating into MTNVSRGFRGRQQATREDTRVPPGQYVTTEFPVLSAGPTPRTPLSQWDFTVEAEGEREPLVRWSWDEFRALPSEAITRDIHCVTRWSKLDTRWRGVSLDTLLDAAGVELPFLVAHCDGGYTTNLPWEDVTGGRAWIVYDYEGQPLAPEHGGPARLLVPHLYFWKSAKWVRGLRLASQDDPGFWEVLGYHNHGDPFKEQRYDGD; encoded by the coding sequence ATGACCAACGTTTCGAGAGGATTTCGTGGCCGCCAGCAGGCAACGCGCGAGGACACCCGCGTGCCACCCGGCCAGTACGTCACCACGGAATTTCCTGTTTTGTCTGCCGGTCCCACCCCGCGTACACCGCTTTCCCAATGGGACTTCACGGTCGAAGCTGAAGGTGAGCGTGAACCACTGGTCCGCTGGAGTTGGGATGAGTTTCGCGCGCTGCCCAGCGAAGCCATCACGCGTGATATTCACTGTGTGACGCGCTGGTCCAAATTGGACACGCGCTGGCGTGGGGTCTCTCTGGATACACTGCTGGACGCGGCCGGGGTGGAGTTGCCCTTTCTGGTGGCCCACTGCGACGGCGGCTACACGACGAATCTGCCCTGGGAGGACGTCACGGGCGGCCGGGCCTGGATCGTCTACGACTACGAAGGCCAACCGCTCGCCCCGGAGCACGGCGGCCCAGCGCGCCTCCTTGTTCCTCACCTGTACTTCTGGAAGAGCGCCAAGTGGGTGCGCGGCTTGCGGCTGGCGAGCCAGGATGATCCTGGGTTCTGGGAGGTGCTCGGGTACCACAATCACGGTGACCCGTTCAAGGAACAGCGGTATGACGGTGATTGA